AGCAATCTGTGTTTGAATGCCTCCACTCGTGgacaatatcgatataaccTAAATGCGATAAATCGCGAACGTTTGATTCGACTCATGGGAAATTTACGCGTTTTTGAATCGTTCCGAGTCGCACGCGAAATGCAGGTCAGAGAACCgtctaatatttattgttgagATCGTGGGCTTGATCTTAATGGCGCGGCGGCACGCGATTCTTTACCAACTATGCTCCTTAACTCCAGCTCTCGACCTTCTTCCCTATTCAACTAGCTCGAGCAGTGAAATTGACTCTGCATGCCTGTGATTTTGGCAGGGAATGGGAGTCGAGTTCAGTGAAGTCGAGTAGTGAATGCACATTGTGTATACGTGTTTTAGGTGGTTTGTGTGAGTTTGTTGCGGAGATTCGAGACATTTATTTAACCTCTTTATCATATTCGAGCCTGTGCGATATAACCATATCTTAaatgtaataagttttattttttattgcaaagttcttgaaatatataatgcacacaataagtgtataatattatatatatatatatatatatatatatatatatataatttaattattatatatatatataataatttaattattatatatatatatatataaattatatttaagaagtttgggatagtttaaagatgaaataaattgctttttaagtttaatctcTTACTCTCGACGAAATCAAGTTTCTCTGGAATTTGGTGGAGTTTAAGATTTGATATCGGTGTCGTAGGAGTTATGTGACACTTTAAGGTGGAATAAATCTAGCGAGGAGTTTAAGGTGCGGCAAAGGAGCGTGGAATGttgcaatagaaatttattgcagtgttagtgcattggtagattgatcaaatttacgtgtagcgtgggtaaccaatggtaaatattttgcaatgtgtataatttctcagtaatctgaggtttataaaatctatcgacaactaatggaaattgttgatttaacagatcaattttaaattcctcgttaatctaaatttttttaatcctatttacagctaaaccttacgacgaaaaattaacgaagtggaataaaaatggcatTGTGATTCTTCTCGTCGTGTATCGGTGTCACATCAAATTTAAGAGACAGTTTTACTTGCGGATGCTGCGTGTTACGTTGGTGAAGTCGACGAAAGCGTAAAATAGGAGCTCGTCCGAAATACACTAACGCGGAAGGTTAAATTTAACGCAAAAGGCCGAGAAATTAGTCTAGAACTCGAAGTTTCATTGGTACGACGCACTTGAAACGCATTCAAAGAGGTCGGCGACCTCGAAAGGGGATGAACGCAACTGTTTCGtgggaatttcttattgtggcttatttggatgaagctgctttaaaatcagcgctggattcgtctgttttttgcccggaaatcataaaatgtttaggcCAGGCGACTCCatgtacagaaaatgttatgtccactttttacgtccgtagaattcaactctttactactatgcacttcttctccaaaaaaatatcgcgtttcaatattaaaaaaagtttcaataatatactatCCATTAGAAGAATGATAACATGATAACcttacaaattattagtattaacaaattcttattgtcgtatagaaatgccaactattgcttcggtaaaacaaacaaaggaattttacaggtaaattttacaaattacaagtcatcttataacgcaaaatacgacgtgtaaaattgtctcaatttattaatagtattaataaattattatgataaaagATGCAGGAATCTTAGCCTCATGAGAAATTAGAgatgaaaattaaagattaaagGGAAAAGATTAATCACTGGTCCTCCTAAAAAGATGCAGTCCCATGGATGGATGGTTGTGCGAGTATTAAAGCAGCGCAAAACCGTTCCCCGAATTCTCATCCCGGACGTCGTACGACCAAAGACAAAAACAACTCACTCGAGGGCATTGCGGAGAGACATTCATCGAGGACACAATAGTATTATTCCAGGAAGTGCTAGTTCTTCCTAGATTCCGGTTACAATGTTCTTAACGCGTGGAAATTAGTCTTGACCAGGAAACATCTATAACGGCATGTATTTTCTGCCGTGATTGTAAATCTGTTTGGAACATGCGGTTTGTCCGTTAATCTAGGCGCTGTTGTTCAAttgagtcaatattatttgttggtaGATTAGTGTGTGCAAGAGCGCTCTATCCATTATTGACCAATTCGAGCACGTATTGGTAAATTTCACACCGGCAATTACGGTGAAATCGTTCGTGGTCGCTGGAAATTAGCAGTATCGTTTGCGGTCGTGAGCTGATTGACACTGCGTGAGCGGGGAATTATGTGAAGCAGCTTTGCTTTGTCGTTTCATGCATTTAATAGGTTTGCGGCGGTGGACagagtttgtaaaaaatgaagacaaggtagaaaaagattatttttcattttttactattagattattttcaaagtgatcatttcagtgaaatatgattgacaaaaaataagatctataattgaatcattatagaaaatagaataatattgataataaagaaataaaaatcaattatagaataacatataataataataataataataataataataataacaacaacaacaacaacaacaacaacgacaacgacaacgacaacgacaacgacaacgacaacgacaacgacaacgacaacgacaacgacaacaacaacaacaacaacaacaacaacaacaacaatgtggatagactttatgtttacttttatatgtataatgatactgtttgatccttgaattaaagttaagattaacgttgcgattatgattatcctttgtctgactaaatatatttgaagtatcaattacagtagaatttttgaaagattcttggctgttaaacaaaaaactggttcctttatatttcgctcaattatcatagaatcgtgaaactgactttcacttcaaattttgtctgtttcaggaGTAACAAGTACCTGCAAAAATCATCCATCAGCCGGATATGTGCTGTCGGAGggtttttcattagcattccCGTCTTTCTAACTGGTAAGAACCAATTCCTTCAATTCTGTCAACTTTAACCTTTTGAAAGATACTAGTACATAAgttatacgtttaatttttcttgaattcaggcatgaatctaaaagatactgtgaactatctctgagtgtatgaaatcagtttagaaatccaatggaaataaagttaattttaacgccgaatagtcattatttttcttagaaaaataaaaaatgatcgtcttttagagaagttttaacagattaatttataaagagcTGAAACAGAATATTCATGTCATGCATGAATACGGCTGGTGGATGGATCGAGATCTAATCTAAAGTTTACGTTGTGTCATGCTAGTTTACACAGCTATCattcgctcgatcgatcgttaagcTGTTGAACTCGATTCAAGACGGACATTTTGACTCTGTTCAGAAGAAAACtgcgttttaataaatttgacggaatagaaattatgatagactacaatgtttttttaattatatcataaaatttatttatttttttttaatgtcatgttagaaacttcaaatactgtccaaaacttcgaacgtaatcgttttagaaatttgtaaattacttaacgaccaaaaatattgaattctctattgtctgaagatagattctctataatttaagtaatttattcgtcgagaattgatatataaagacttaaataataaattaattgaaaaataatttgcaactagtattgaaaatttcaattaaaagcatatgtatatagtttacgcttcgagaattatatgtattgagaATATGTATTTGCGCCGATTCTTTGTCCCGCTTGTTATGGCATACGTGTTATAATGATCCTCTAACAATGCTTTCAGgtatgatattgtatacattcaTCCAGTTTCATTCGACGCCGGCAATCGTTACGTCGGTTTTCATAGGCCTTGGCATCGTGTTTTGTGGATGCGCAATGGTCCATAACGTCTTCGTGTGGCAGAGGGTAAGAACAtatcgctattaaaaaagaaaacgaacacgttcaaacacgtctaaatcatcttttatgtgtattttacccggaaatcattttatcgtgaaattttgtttttcagagttaccataatttatctggtagagttcataaaaatttttctgaaatcaattgcaagcttttaggaaaccaggatttttcacatttttaagaagcgttataattatattgcgGATCTTTATACGTTCGtgcgaaattgaaaagtacgcaaatggcgcaaaatgcataaaatgcgctaaaatatacgtatataagaaaacaaatctctattaaaattttatttctttgattatgttcgtaaaactacaaacttgtataaaaatacgcattctagttataaatgttaaaacaTTCGATCTAGTCCTTATCACATTCATGAAAACCTCCATTTAACCATTCGTTGTATCAACAAACATTCATATGCAAAACTTACCACCTACCACATCCTccgcgtattaatataatccccttttataaattatacactttagAGTGGACTGGTTGGGTCAGAGTGATATAAGCTTACAAGTTCTCGAGGAGATCTACCGAAGTTACATTTACGTTTGCataatttcaccgaaaaagatactctgtagaatgacaggttcgtttgtttatgtgatccgcgatcgcaactatttcaaggggattttataaataaccatacacacgatattcagtgtattttcgtattctcgtttattttggggagatttgtaaaactgttgaacaaaataattgagtAACGATTATATTTGCCGAGAAAAAGTCTTTTTCTCTGTACCCCTCCTTCTACTTCAAGCATGTAGTATAATAAGACAATAAGATTGACAATGGCTGAAAGTAATCCAAAAGAGTTTTCACCATGGTTATCggtaacgaaaaagatttgaatcatctttaatacttattcgtaactagaatcatttcaactaaaatgtaaattcttatattataacttttttaatttgttatggcCCCTGACTACAACCTAACCTATCATTCTTATTTCGTAGGAGAAGACGAATGCCGTGAAGGCGTTAGCGCGCGAACAGTGCGAAGCGGCGGTACAGCTGCAGCGTCAGCAGCAGCTGCAACAGCACCAGAACCAGCCACAgctacaacagcaacaacaactacGTGGCCCGTTAACCATCCACCATGCTGGCTGCCCAACGAAAGTCGGGCCCGTGACGAACCAACTAAATACCAGCCACGCAACGCACGGCCGAGCTGCACAGTACCAACActatcatcaccatcatcatcatcgacaCGTGTCAATGTCCCCACCGCCCTTGTTGCTCTCATCGCCAGCTCCGATCGCGGCGACGCACAATCATCTGAACGTGAGCGGACACAGAAACGTGGTTACGCCACCGGATACACCAGCAGATAGATCGCCACCGAGTCCTGGAAATAAGCTAAATAGATCGCAGCATTTGCCACGGGAAGCAACCGGCAGCGTCAGTCCTGGTCTTCCGGCTGCCACATTGGATCTAAGTAGCGCAGCAACCACCAATAGTCCGCATGAATTGTCCACGttagtttagaaatttggtccgaacattatatcttcacataggattggagattaatagttgatagttaatttacacatcgatctttttatttgtaaattgggTCGTGGTTTAGAGTTGGTTTGTAAAAATTCGGTCCTAATTGTTAAATGATGAATATTGATTAAGAATAATAGGCATTGATGTAccaatctttttttaacttaTATACTTGAGCACACGCATTGgagatttcacttttattcagTGAAACAGCAACTTCATTACTCGCTTATTCAATACGGCAATTGCATATATTTCATGGAcattttaacaatgttttgaataatttctaacggtACAATTGTGATGAAGTGAAAAAAATCGTgataagaaacagagagaaaagttgctcgttaatgaatattgaccagaaataaagtaatttctaaagaatatcCCGAAGACGTCGTAGATATTACGAAaggaatgattaatttatacccGCGTGTATCTTGCCATTaccatactattattattattattattattaatattgttagtagtactcgattacattattattaatattaatattattgccttattattattaatgttatggAACCTCTAGTCCTAGGTTACTTTCGCTGCCACGAAAGGATAAGATTTTCGAACTTTTTACTATTACGTGTAATTCAAGTTTTCCTGTTGCGCATGCGCAGTAGAAAGAAAGTTAGCGGAACTCAAATCTCGAACTATAGAGAGTTGAAaagtagtaaaagtaaaaaagcacgaagaacatttgtatttgtgctggattaagtttgataattgaaaattgagtttgatgataacatttttttcgtattcgctttggtaaatattagttttatttaaaattgaacaaagcattttatgtttttcaaatacggtacataatcgtaatatcgaattttgtaaactgATAGTAAGAAACTCTATAATTCGAGACTGGAACTTTGATCAAGTTCACATTGAACGTAAACTgacttaattttgttatttaagcgtgtatactatacgtgtttgttccttcttctcttgtgcgcaggctatagcttaattacttccaataaacgcagttatatcgaatcaatgaccgatacaaatttagatattaggattatttaaacaagagattaaaaactaaaaagtattgtttttatactgcatatgtacatatgcaatatgaacgacagtttgtgtaataatatgtacccctcttcttagtttacttttgtatattttgcgacatttgatattaattttatgagtaacgtacttacactttatctttgtaattaaatgtgaaatgaaagaaaagaaatgacatgagaaaaggaaattcgatgtacgagtatatacgaattgacggaattaaaatttaacgctatatttaaatagaagacgTGAAATATCTTGTCATCTTAAAATAACTTCCTAATAATCattcctattcttttacataaaaacatttttcgactgtaacttaagaaaaatgtctgctaacgtgaaacgtgccagaaaaaattaacaacttccattaaattggcaaatttctcattaatatcgtaaaactcgcgtttacaaagatcagatcagtgtacataatatacaaaacaaatgcagaatatataaatatagcacatacgttctgaattatattcgaattgGGCAGGGTAACcaagtgaaaatatgtaaatttcacgatgtgtaatgtacactttatcgaacttgtaagtagtgtagaaatagaatattttacacgtaacaaaatatacaaacgacaatacacaagttaaattatttgttagatcCATGTATAACAAGCATAGTACAAAAGTGTTTTAGCTTTATGTACTGGTAATTATGAGAAATACCAACTTAATAGATGTATTTGGTATGTACCTagttaagaaaacaataaattattctgaacaGATAAAGCGTTTAGTAGCTTGTAAagtatgaattttcgaaaacgtaagtattttatatctaagtagttaagaaacgcgagcaagggaaatcaaacaaaggaacaaagtttttttgtttaaaaatatttaatttgttgttctattatccgaggttagaagcgataatgtacaaaatctgaataaataagattcctcaatattattgaattttaattctagggtaaagtaatatatccgcatattttatttatatacaatatgtataaataatgatgtgatttgactaattttgttgaaagaatatttgtactttttacgtaaaacttcagtcttttacaaactttcttgtaattaataaaccagtaaaaacaatattaataaaatctattaaaattataaacaaactcataagttttaattttagtccttaaaggttgaaatattttgcccCAATGTCGAGACACTTGTTTCAATCCAAAACATTACTATACTGAATCGATAATGTTGCATGTGCCACGAAAATGATGATAGTGTCAGATAACTTGTTGTGAAACGAAAAAGCATTGCATGTACATTTCTGTTGTTTTGTTGACCATGAGTTTGATGATCTTTTAAACTTGCCCACAGCTAAGAAATCAAACAGTATatctaaacgaaattaatttcaaattattttttaggttctaagcttttatctaatctttcagaagttgcaaaatttattccacaaGAGTCTTTTTTATCATAACCAAGTACACATCTTAAAACCATTTAAGTCTTCCttagtaatttcttcttatctttaatagtaacgaaaataatttagatgaacgttttaaaattgacaccctgtatattaaaaataaaagatatattttcttcataattgGATAGGCTTTTTACAATGGCaatgtacaaatatcaaaattgcaattatactatataacatatgtatatatataagcttCACATTTAAACACaagattctttattatatttttttaataccaatattttaataattataacaagggttttttaacaagagatgtataacattgtatacaaattttcaaaaacctATAGATAATTTCAGTTATGCTCTTGCATCATTAATTGTTGATGGAACTCTTACCTCAATTCCATCTAGTTCCTTAGACATTACTATTTGACAGCCTAGCCGTGacctgaaattaaatattatataactgaatatgtcaataaatatatttattgctatacaaattaatactaatacacaataagatttctatttatccatTTGAAAATCAACATTGTAAATATGCTAATTCCAACATAGATTCGTAATGATTATAgggtcataaataaaaaactatgaaaatttattataatttcagtttCGTAGTATTCAGAGATAgcgatttgaaattctacattGAGATGCAGATTTCGAAATACCCAATACTAACctgtttttacataaatttacaaagaaaaattcactttataaaatattaaaaggtaatagaattaataatgtgAATGATTTGATACTGATTATTATGAACTCACGTATCTGTTAATTCATATGCTAAATCCAACATGTCTAATTCTTCATCTGTTGGTTTGTCAGGAAGTGCATCATAAacttctttcgaaaatattaaatggcACGTACTACAAGTTAATGTTCCTTCACAAGCAcctatatcaattatattttaatattacaacatacttatataataaagtatcaaaagttaaaaataataagaatattaaactcgataaaaatgaaaattttcaaatattttctacctc
This genomic interval from Bombus huntii isolate Logan2020A unplaced genomic scaffold, iyBomHunt1.1 ctg00000091.1, whole genome shotgun sequence contains the following:
- the LOC126876719 gene encoding dual specificity tyrosine-phosphorylation-regulated kinase 1A-like isoform X1; the encoded protein is MILYTFIQFHSTPAIVTSVFIGLGIVFCGCAMVHNVFVWQREKTNAVKALAREQCEAAVQLQRQQQLQQHQNQPQLQQQQQLRGPLTIHHAGCPTKVGPVTNQLNTSHATHGRAAQYQHYHHHHHHRHVSMSPPPLLLSSPAPIAATHNHLNVSGHRNVVTPPDTPADRSPPSPGNKLNRSQHLPREATGSVSPGLPAATLDLSSAATTNSPHELSTLV